The sequence CTCCCCCCGGCCCCCTCTCCCCCGCAAGCGGGAGAAAGGGGGAGAACGGCAGGGGGTGAGGTGCGAATCGGCGGCTGCGTGAGGGATGCGCGCCCGGAGGGGCGAGACGCCGCGGCGGTTTGCGGCGGCTCGCCGCGGTTACGCACGGTCGTATCGTGCGTTACCGCGCGCGCAGCCCGGCCCCCCGGCACGGGGGGACACGCCCAAACCCGCAGTTTCGGCTCAAAGAAGCTCCTGCATCGGAACGCCCTGCATGTCGGCGAACACCTGGTTCTCGCCGCCCATGGCCCAGCAGAAGGTGTAGGCGCGCGTGCCGCACCCGGAGTGGATGGACCACCCCGGGGAGAGCGCCACCTCGCCGTCGCGCACCACCAGGTGCCGGGTCTGGCCGGGCTCGCCCATCATGTGGAAGACCACGGCGTCCTCGGCGACGTCGAAGTACAGGTAGACCTCGGTGCGGCGGGCGTGGGTGTGCGCCGGCATGGTGTTCCAGACGCTCCCCTCCAGCAGCTCCGTGATCCCCATCACCAGCTGCGCGGTGGGGACGCCCTCCGGGTGGAAGTACTTGTAGAGGCGCCGCCGGTTGGCCTGCTCCTGCGTTCCCAGCTCCGTCACCTGCGCCCGGTCGCGGGCGACGTGGGCGGTGG is a genomic window of Longimicrobiaceae bacterium containing:
- the kduI gene encoding 5-dehydro-4-deoxy-D-glucuronate isomerase; translated protein: MHYLASPEQARRMDTDELRERFLLRELFRPGEATLRFVDLDRVVVGGIVPTGGEIRLEAPPEMAAELFLERREAGVLNVGGPGRVTVDGTEHAMANRDGLYVGRGSREVAFHSDDPSAPARFYLVSYPAHAGFPTAHVARDRAQVTELGTQEQANRRRLYKYFHPEGVPTAQLVMGITELLEGSVWNTMPAHTHARRTEVYLYFDVAEDAVVFHMMGEPGQTRHLVVRDGEVALSPGWSIHSGCGTRAYTFCWAMGGENQVFADMQGVPMQELL